A genomic stretch from Pseudomonadota bacterium includes:
- a CDS encoding HNH endonuclease, translated as MSCQLGAPVLVLNRNYQPVRITTARRAFTMLFGGTAWALDAQYEPYDFDAWSARPPRGDSAVVGTSSGPLCVPRLLLLLRYSRLPVGRVRLSRRNVFLRDDHTCQYCGRRLVAASLNLDHVTPRSRGGLSSWENLVTSCRPCNLRKGCALPEEAGMRLRDKPTRPRWTAAVQVAALARGFVEWEPFLQALPARSARGD; from the coding sequence ATGAGCTGCCAGCTTGGGGCGCCTGTGCTGGTGCTCAACCGCAACTACCAGCCCGTGCGAATCACAACTGCCCGCCGCGCTTTCACGATGCTGTTTGGCGGTACGGCTTGGGCTCTCGACGCCCAGTACGAGCCCTACGATTTCGATGCCTGGTCGGCCCGACCTCCGCGGGGTGACTCTGCCGTGGTCGGGACCTCATCGGGTCCGCTGTGCGTGCCGCGGCTGTTGCTGCTGCTTCGCTACAGCCGCCTGCCGGTGGGGCGAGTTCGGCTCTCCCGCCGCAACGTGTTCTTGCGCGACGACCACACCTGCCAATACTGCGGACGCCGACTTGTCGCCGCGAGCCTGAACCTCGACCACGTGACGCCCCGTTCGCGAGGTGGTCTATCGAGTTGGGAGAACCTGGTCACTTCGTGTAGACCCTGCAATCTGCGCAAGGGTTGCGCGTTACCCGAGGAAGCGGGCATGCGCCTGCGGGACAAACCCACGCGACCTCGCTGGACCGCAGCCGTACAGGTTGCGGCCTTGGCGCGCGGTTTCGTCGAATGGGAGCCGTTCCTGCAGGCGCTCCCCGCCAGATCGGCCCGCGGCGACTGA
- a CDS encoding helix-turn-helix domain-containing protein — MAEVPVGSAAGQRPRLFCVSGAKGGVGVTFVSANLALYLASLGRRVVLVDADPGGANLHTWLGAAPPTPLQIVKRSGRAESPLEWLPMALCPTPHAGLRLLHLGFDEPGASAARLMRRAGALQHLREVDGECVVLDLGANRNDFTLDAYLGADVGLFVTVPEPTAIENTHRFVRGLFARDLARAVGTDEERKELARRLRAFEEAPPPLDLVEQLEAERHPLARQCRAALDGFRPRLLINQARLRADLELGRSLTSAVRRRYGVRIDCLGHVDHDDTVWTCLRKRRPVLVETPGAKSSRRLEKVARRLLAIDVGKTKGSPASTGSPASSVPWGSHHDVLEVERGATDEELRRAYKRSREVYSDDALCCYGLFQPAELRSMRTRLDEAFDVLLDSARRRPYELSVFPPEAEPTPRARPSRALPESSTPAPEITPDTHFTGPLLRAVRESKQIELSDIGKVTKISVTHLQSVEDDAFGLLPAPVYVHGYVSEMAKCLGLDPLQVSRTYLRRYRQYLHQRDADQR, encoded by the coding sequence GTGGCTGAAGTCCCAGTCGGCTCAGCGGCCGGTCAACGCCCGCGCCTGTTCTGCGTCAGCGGAGCCAAGGGTGGCGTGGGCGTGACGTTCGTGAGCGCGAATCTCGCGCTGTACCTGGCCAGCCTGGGCAGGCGAGTCGTTCTGGTGGATGCGGATCCAGGCGGGGCGAATCTCCACACGTGGCTCGGAGCAGCGCCTCCGACACCACTGCAGATCGTCAAACGCTCTGGCCGAGCCGAGTCGCCGCTCGAGTGGCTGCCCATGGCGTTGTGCCCCACACCGCATGCGGGTCTCAGGCTGCTGCACCTGGGCTTCGACGAACCCGGGGCAAGCGCGGCTCGCCTCATGCGGCGTGCCGGCGCCCTGCAGCACCTGAGGGAGGTCGATGGGGAGTGTGTGGTCCTGGATCTGGGAGCGAACCGCAACGACTTCACCCTCGACGCGTACCTCGGGGCGGACGTCGGACTCTTTGTGACGGTGCCCGAGCCGACCGCAATCGAGAACACCCACCGGTTCGTGCGTGGCCTTTTCGCCCGCGACCTCGCACGCGCGGTCGGCACGGACGAGGAACGCAAGGAGCTCGCGCGCAGGCTGCGCGCTTTCGAGGAAGCGCCTCCGCCCTTGGATCTCGTGGAACAGCTCGAGGCCGAGCGTCACCCGCTTGCGCGCCAATGCCGCGCGGCTTTGGATGGCTTTCGCCCGCGCCTTCTCATCAATCAGGCACGACTGCGAGCGGACCTCGAACTGGGTCGGTCGCTCACGAGCGCGGTCCGGCGCCGCTATGGAGTACGCATCGACTGCCTCGGCCACGTGGACCACGACGACACGGTATGGACCTGCCTTCGCAAGCGTCGTCCGGTGTTGGTCGAGACCCCGGGAGCCAAGTCCAGCAGACGGCTTGAAAAGGTCGCCCGGCGCCTGTTGGCCATCGATGTCGGCAAGACGAAAGGCTCCCCCGCAAGCACCGGCTCCCCCGCAAGCAGTGTGCCATGGGGGAGCCATCACGACGTGTTGGAGGTCGAGCGAGGCGCGACCGACGAGGAGCTGCGACGGGCCTACAAGCGCAGCCGGGAAGTGTACTCCGATGACGCGCTTTGCTGCTACGGGCTGTTCCAACCGGCCGAGTTGAGATCCATGCGCACGCGCCTGGACGAGGCGTTCGACGTCTTGCTCGACAGCGCTCGTCGCCGCCCCTACGAGCTTTCTGTCTTTCCTCCCGAGGCCGAGCCCACGCCGAGGGCGCGACCGAGCCGCGCGCTTCCGGAGTCGTCGACTCCAGCGCCCGAAATCACCCCTGATACCCATTTCACGGGTCCACTACTTCGGGCGGTACGCGAGTCCAAGCAAATCGAGCTCAGCGATATCGGTAAGGTAACGAAAATAAGCGTGACGCATTTGCAGTCCGTGGAGGACGACGCGTTTGGGCTGCTGCCGGCCCCGGTGTACGTGCATGGCTACGTATCGGAGATGGCCAAGTGCTTGGGGTTGGATCCGCTCCAAGTTAGCCGCACCTACCTGCGTCGCTACCGCCAGTACCTGCACCAGCGAGACGCCGACCAAAGGTAG
- a CDS encoding Maf family protein: protein MSQQAQPLILASGSPRRRAILKQLGLHFEVSPAQVSEKRLQSETPTATVLRLARLKAEQVAACHARSKPAPFVLGADTLVVLGRTVLTKPQDDGDANRMLELLSGSTHEVVTGLALSRAGSGSIEQRALVSRVRFRELSPDCLRSYVASGEGRDKAGAYGIQGLGAGFVLELHGSYTNVVGLPAAQTLEMLERHGVVAAWP from the coding sequence TTGAGCCAACAGGCCCAACCCCTGATCCTGGCGTCCGGCTCGCCCCGCCGGCGGGCCATCCTGAAGCAGCTCGGCCTGCACTTCGAGGTTAGCCCGGCCCAAGTTTCGGAGAAGCGCCTGCAGTCGGAGACTCCCACGGCCACGGTCCTACGCCTGGCTCGGCTCAAGGCCGAACAGGTGGCAGCCTGCCACGCGCGCTCCAAGCCCGCACCTTTTGTATTGGGAGCCGATACGTTGGTCGTGCTCGGGCGAACCGTGCTGACGAAGCCACAGGACGACGGCGATGCAAACCGCATGCTGGAGCTGCTGAGCGGATCCACGCACGAGGTAGTCACCGGGCTGGCTCTTTCGAGGGCAGGCTCGGGGAGCATCGAACAGCGTGCCCTGGTGAGTCGAGTACGCTTCCGAGAGCTCAGTCCGGACTGTTTGCGCAGCTATGTCGCGTCCGGCGAGGGTCGCGACAAGGCCGGCGCCTACGGCATTCAGGGGCTCGGAGCGGGCTTCGTGCTCGAGCTTCATGGGTCGTACACCAACGTGGTGGGGCTGCCGGCGGCGCAGACCCTCGAGATGCTCGAGCGTCATGGGGTCGTGGCGGCGTGGCCATGA
- a CDS encoding YggS family pyridoxal phosphate-dependent enzyme gives MTTSPAQATGTPARLEAVRERVRAACERAGRDPESVRIVAVGKRHPASAMRPAYAAGQTLFGENYVQELADKRAALADLPALRWRLVGRLQRNKAAQVVRLGCAVDTVDSVRLAEALQRRADGEGSRIEVLVQVNVAEEPQKAGCAPKDLGGLVATLRRLDALDLRGLMALPLQAAQPEDSRRWFRILRQLAAEHGLHELSMGMSADLEVAIEEGATMVRVGTAIFGARR, from the coding sequence ATGACCACTTCGCCCGCGCAAGCCACCGGCACGCCGGCCCGTCTCGAGGCCGTGCGTGAACGCGTGCGCGCAGCTTGCGAACGGGCCGGTCGCGATCCGGAGTCGGTACGCATCGTCGCCGTGGGCAAGCGCCACCCCGCTTCTGCCATGCGCCCGGCGTACGCCGCGGGCCAGACCCTTTTTGGTGAGAACTACGTGCAGGAACTGGCCGACAAGCGTGCCGCGCTGGCTGACCTGCCAGCGTTGCGCTGGCGGCTCGTGGGCCGGCTCCAGCGCAACAAGGCGGCGCAGGTGGTTCGGCTGGGCTGTGCGGTCGATACGGTGGATTCGGTGCGCCTGGCAGAAGCGTTACAGCGTCGGGCGGACGGGGAGGGCTCTCGGATCGAGGTCTTGGTTCAGGTCAACGTGGCTGAGGAACCTCAGAAGGCAGGCTGCGCCCCCAAGGACCTGGGCGGGCTCGTCGCTACGTTGCGACGGCTCGACGCACTCGATCTGCGGGGTTTGATGGCGCTGCCCTTGCAGGCTGCACAACCCGAGGACTCGCGCCGCTGGTTTCGTATCTTGAGGCAGCTCGCGGCGGAACATGGTCTACACGAGCTTTCCATGGGCATGAGCGCGGACCTGGAAGTAGCCATCGAGGAAGGTGCCACGATGGTGCGCGTGGGCACCGCCATCTTCGGCGCCAGACGCTAA
- the proC gene encoding pyrroline-5-carboxylate reductase translates to MRATLERMRIEGNISFIGAGSLAGALIRGLLSAGTYEANDIMATDLRADRLQELGQYHGIRTSKDNEQGASRAAIVVLSVKPQVLPSVLPAVASALAPDTLVISLAAGISTALVEAKLPHGTRVLRAMPNTPALVGSGATALALGTSSTDADLRQAEQIFQSVGVTVRVEEALMDAVTGLSGSGPAYILLVLEALMNAGVQAGLPPSVARTLSVQTVLGTARLLDQSDEHPAALRDMVASPAGTTMAGLRMLERGAVRSAFIEAVQCASQRANELGRRATISLGKG, encoded by the coding sequence ATGCGAGCTACGCTCGAACGCATGCGTATCGAAGGCAATATCAGCTTCATCGGTGCCGGCAGCTTGGCGGGCGCACTCATCCGAGGGCTCCTTTCTGCCGGCACCTACGAGGCCAACGATATCATGGCGACGGACCTCCGAGCCGATCGCCTCCAGGAGCTTGGTCAGTACCACGGCATTCGCACGAGCAAGGACAACGAGCAGGGTGCGTCGCGAGCGGCTATCGTCGTCCTCAGCGTAAAGCCTCAAGTTTTGCCGAGCGTCTTGCCCGCAGTCGCGAGCGCGCTTGCTCCCGACACCCTGGTGATCTCACTGGCCGCTGGGATCAGCACGGCACTGGTGGAGGCGAAGCTGCCTCACGGCACGCGCGTTCTGCGCGCGATGCCCAACACCCCAGCGCTGGTTGGCTCCGGTGCAACGGCCCTGGCGCTGGGCACGTCCAGCACCGACGCGGATCTGAGACAAGCCGAGCAGATTTTTCAGAGCGTCGGCGTTACCGTGCGAGTGGAGGAAGCGCTCATGGATGCGGTGACCGGCCTGAGCGGCTCGGGACCGGCCTACATCCTGCTGGTGCTGGAGGCGCTCATGAACGCCGGTGTACAGGCCGGGCTGCCGCCCTCGGTGGCTCGCACCCTCAGTGTGCAGACGGTGCTTGGCACGGCGAGACTGCTCGACCAAAGCGATGAGCACCCGGCTGCGCTGCGCGACATGGTCGCCAGCCCGGCGGGTACCACCATGGCAGGCCTGCGCATGCTGGAGCGCGGCGCGGTCCGCTCCGCCTTTATCGAGGCCGTGCAGTGCGCGAGCCAACGCGCCAACGAGCTTGGCAGGCGGGCGACGATCTCGCTAGGAAAGGGTTAG
- a CDS encoding aminopeptidase P N-terminal domain-containing protein, translating into MAILPAAPVAIRNHDVEHSYRQDSDLYYLTGLEEPDSLLILTNTHAEHRCVLFVRPRDPERETWDGPRVGVEGAKQLLGADEAYPIDALSQRLPEYLAGNTRAHYRFGPRADLDRLIIDTASALRRRVRTGVVAPRQFLDPGLILHETRLRKSEQELRSIRKAVSITREAHGCAMAVALPGRYEYEVEAELLRVFRGNGSERPAYDPIVGSGPNATILHYRKNNRRLEDGDLLLIDAGAEYEYYASDITRTFPVSGRFSDAQRRLYEVVLEAQQAAIDAVAPGRTLQQVHEAGLRVMVQGLLGLGLLHGSADQVIEEERYKPLFMHRTSHWLGMDVHDVGDYFIDGEHRELEPGFVLTVEPGVYVAEAAEVDPQWRGTGIRIEDDVLVTTEGNTNLSAEIPKHPDELERLLAKRAPVR; encoded by the coding sequence GTGGCCATCCTTCCTGCTGCACCCGTCGCTATCCGTAATCACGACGTGGAGCACAGCTACCGCCAGGACAGCGATCTCTATTACCTGACGGGTCTGGAGGAGCCGGACAGCCTGCTGATCTTGACCAACACCCACGCGGAGCACCGCTGCGTGCTGTTCGTTCGGCCCAGAGACCCCGAGCGAGAGACCTGGGATGGACCACGCGTGGGTGTGGAGGGCGCAAAACAGCTGCTTGGAGCCGATGAGGCCTATCCCATCGACGCGCTCTCTCAGCGACTGCCGGAGTACCTGGCCGGCAACACGCGGGCTCATTACCGGTTCGGCCCGCGTGCTGACCTGGACCGTTTGATCATCGACACGGCAAGCGCATTGCGCAGGCGGGTCCGTACCGGTGTTGTCGCGCCGCGCCAGTTCCTGGACCCGGGGCTGATCCTGCACGAAACCCGGCTGCGCAAGAGCGAGCAGGAACTGCGGAGCATTCGCAAGGCCGTAAGCATCACGCGCGAAGCTCATGGGTGCGCCATGGCGGTCGCCCTGCCGGGTCGCTACGAGTACGAAGTGGAGGCCGAGCTGCTGCGCGTGTTTCGCGGCAACGGCAGCGAACGCCCAGCCTACGATCCCATCGTCGGCTCGGGTCCCAACGCCACCATACTGCACTATCGCAAGAACAACCGGCGACTCGAAGACGGCGACCTCTTGTTGATCGACGCGGGCGCCGAGTACGAGTACTACGCGAGCGACATCACGCGCACGTTTCCCGTGTCTGGACGCTTCTCCGACGCCCAGCGCAGGCTCTACGAGGTCGTGCTCGAGGCGCAGCAGGCCGCGATCGACGCGGTTGCTCCAGGCCGTACGCTGCAGCAGGTTCATGAAGCTGGCCTGCGCGTCATGGTGCAGGGGCTGCTGGGCCTCGGACTCTTGCACGGATCCGCCGATCAGGTGATCGAAGAGGAGCGCTACAAGCCCTTGTTCATGCACCGAACTTCGCATTGGTTGGGCATGGACGTGCACGATGTGGGCGACTACTTCATCGACGGCGAGCATCGTGAGCTCGAGCCTGGTTTCGTCCTGACCGTGGAGCCCGGCGTTTACGTGGCTGAGGCTGCCGAGGTTGATCCACAGTGGCGTGGGACCGGGATCCGCATCGAGGACGATGTCCTGGTCACCACCGAAGGAAATACGAACCTCAGCGCGGAGATCCCCAAGCATCCGGACGAGCTCGAACGCTTGCTCGCTAAACGGGCGCCGGTGAGGTAG
- a CDS encoding ROK family protein, protein MHIGIDLGGTKTEIAAFDPKGGERLRRRAPTPASDYSAIVDLVARLVDEAERELGEVASVGVATPGTVSPATGVMKNANTQCLNGKPLKQDLERVLSRPIRLANDANCFALSEAVDGAGAGARVVFGVILGTGVGGGIVVNGKLVVGINAICGEWGHNALPWPRAGESAGEACYCGLSGCIETFLSGPGMSRDHYSKTQQQRSAAEIAELARRGDAHAKATLGRYEDRLARALALVVNILDPDAIVLGGGLSNIQRLYREVPLLLPRHVFSDRVHTPLLPAVHGDSGGVRGAAWLW, encoded by the coding sequence ATGCACATCGGAATCGATCTCGGCGGCACAAAGACCGAGATCGCGGCCTTCGATCCCAAGGGAGGCGAGCGCCTTCGGCGGCGAGCGCCAACCCCCGCCAGCGACTACAGCGCGATCGTGGATCTCGTTGCTCGGCTGGTCGACGAGGCGGAACGCGAGCTCGGGGAGGTGGCGAGCGTCGGCGTCGCCACTCCCGGTACCGTTTCACCGGCCACCGGGGTGATGAAGAACGCCAACACCCAGTGCCTGAACGGCAAGCCGCTCAAGCAAGACCTGGAGCGCGTGCTGTCGCGCCCGATCAGATTGGCCAACGATGCCAATTGCTTTGCGCTCTCCGAAGCGGTCGACGGTGCCGGTGCGGGCGCACGCGTGGTTTTCGGCGTAATTCTCGGGACGGGCGTAGGGGGCGGCATCGTGGTGAACGGCAAGCTTGTAGTCGGGATCAACGCCATCTGTGGCGAGTGGGGGCATAACGCGCTGCCGTGGCCACGCGCCGGCGAATCTGCAGGCGAGGCCTGCTACTGCGGCTTGTCGGGCTGCATCGAGACCTTCCTCTCCGGCCCCGGAATGAGCCGGGACCATTACTCGAAAACGCAGCAGCAGCGCTCCGCCGCAGAGATCGCCGAGCTCGCGAGACGCGGGGACGCGCACGCCAAGGCCACGCTCGGCCGCTACGAAGACCGGCTGGCGCGCGCTCTTGCGCTCGTGGTCAACATCCTGGACCCGGACGCCATCGTGCTGGGCGGTGGCCTGTCGAACATCCAGCGCCTCTATCGCGAGGTACCGCTGCTATTGCCTCGCCATGTGTTTTCGGATCGCGTGCATACCCCCTTGCTGCCAGCCGTGCACGGCGACTCGGGCGGCGTCCGCGGCGCCGCGTGGTTGTGGTAG
- a CDS encoding nitrilase, translated as MTFTAALIQDSPVVFDRERTLDKVAELTAGAARLGASLVIFPEAFVSSYPKGLDFGARVGGRTTEGRRCFQRYHASAVDIPGPDIDRLGAIAADHAVHLVVGVIERERGTLYCTVVFCGPDGSYLGKHRKLMPTAMERIIWGFGDGSTLPVHDTPLGRLGAVICWENYMPLMRMAMYGKGIELYCAPTADDRSSWHSSMIHIALEGRCFVFSCCQHLTRGDCPDDYPAVQGSDPHTVLMRGGSAIIGPLGQVLAGPLYDKKGIVTATIDLEEITRAKYDFDVVGHYARPDVFQLHVNERPAPPVLRK; from the coding sequence GTGACCTTCACCGCCGCCCTGATTCAAGACAGCCCGGTCGTTTTCGACCGGGAGCGGACACTGGACAAGGTCGCCGAGCTCACCGCCGGCGCCGCTCGCCTTGGGGCGAGCCTGGTGATCTTCCCCGAGGCGTTCGTTTCCTCGTACCCGAAGGGACTCGATTTCGGTGCCCGGGTAGGCGGACGAACCACCGAGGGCCGGCGCTGCTTCCAGCGCTACCACGCGAGCGCCGTCGACATTCCCGGGCCGGACATCGACCGGCTTGGGGCCATCGCCGCTGATCATGCAGTCCACCTGGTCGTGGGTGTGATCGAACGCGAGCGCGGCACGCTTTACTGCACCGTCGTATTCTGTGGCCCCGACGGGAGCTACCTTGGCAAGCACCGCAAGCTGATGCCGACCGCCATGGAGCGCATCATCTGGGGTTTCGGCGACGGTTCCACCCTGCCGGTGCACGACACGCCGCTGGGCCGGCTCGGCGCAGTCATTTGTTGGGAAAACTACATGCCGCTCATGCGAATGGCCATGTACGGCAAGGGCATCGAGCTCTACTGCGCGCCGACCGCCGACGACCGCAGCAGCTGGCATTCGTCCATGATCCACATCGCCCTGGAGGGTCGCTGTTTTGTGTTCTCGTGTTGCCAGCACCTCACGCGCGGAGACTGCCCCGACGACTACCCGGCCGTTCAGGGCAGCGACCCGCACACGGTACTGATGCGAGGTGGAAGCGCGATTATCGGCCCGCTCGGACAGGTTCTCGCCGGACCCCTCTACGACAAGAAGGGCATTGTCACGGCCACGATCGACCTCGAGGAGATCACACGCGCAAAATACGACTTCGATGTGGTGGGGCACTACGCCCGGCCGGATGTGTTCCAGCTGCACGTAAACGAGAGGCCGGCGCCGCCCGTCCTGCGCAAGTGA
- a CDS encoding nucleoside deaminase, giving the protein MDASQHHERLKQAVVLACGAVEHGGGPFGALVVRGDRLLASAHNQVTQRSDPTAHAEIMALREACALLGSFRLDGCSVYASCEPCPMCLSAMYWARVDRVYYASSRLDAADAGFDDGLIYQELDRQPEERRLKLVQLSVAGSLEPFEAWRAKDDKQPY; this is encoded by the coding sequence ATGGACGCGTCACAGCATCATGAACGGCTGAAACAAGCGGTCGTGCTAGCCTGCGGAGCGGTTGAGCATGGAGGCGGGCCCTTTGGCGCGTTGGTGGTGCGTGGCGATCGCTTGTTGGCCTCGGCGCACAATCAGGTCACGCAGCGTAGCGACCCCACCGCTCACGCAGAGATCATGGCGCTGCGCGAGGCCTGCGCCCTGCTCGGCAGCTTCCGGCTGGACGGATGCAGCGTCTACGCTAGCTGCGAGCCGTGTCCCATGTGCCTGAGCGCCATGTACTGGGCCCGCGTCGACCGGGTGTACTACGCGAGCTCGCGACTGGATGCCGCAGATGCAGGCTTCGACGACGGTCTGATCTACCAGGAGCTCGACAGGCAACCCGAAGAGCGACGCCTCAAGCTGGTGCAATTGAGCGTGGCCGGCAGTCTCGAACCGTTTGAGGCCTGGCGGGCCAAGGACGATAAGCAACCATACTAG
- a CDS encoding formimidoylglutamate deiminase produces the protein MSDFWCELAWLGSDKVESGVLLSLAGERIEAVSAGIPEPPVQALRLPGLTLPGLANSHSHVFQRALRGRTHAGTGSFWTWRKQMYRVAARLDPESYHKLARATFAEMALAGFTLVGEFHYLHHQPSGAPYAQPNVMGEAVLAGAREAGVRLTLLDTCYLHGGLDPSGYRPVEGVQRRFADRDAPAWVERASALKNAPEARTAAAIHSLRAVDPHAIQEIRAWCRQRDAPLHAHVSEQPAENQQCVARHGRTPVRVLADLDVVGERFTAVHATHLDAADIQALGAAGATCCFCPTTERDLADGVGPSAALTTAGARLALGTDSHAVVDPFEEARAVELDQRLASLTRGHHTPSALLAAATRAGYACLGWPEGGQLAAGGLADFVTISLESTRLAGITPDNALASTVFAARAADVTHVVVAGKLVVRDSLHCRIDAASELGAAIPELYRE, from the coding sequence GTGAGCGACTTCTGGTGTGAGCTGGCGTGGTTGGGCTCCGACAAGGTCGAATCCGGCGTGCTGCTTTCGCTGGCGGGCGAACGCATCGAGGCCGTCAGCGCTGGCATACCTGAGCCGCCTGTACAGGCGCTTCGCCTGCCCGGCCTGACGCTGCCGGGGCTCGCCAACAGCCACAGCCATGTCTTTCAGCGTGCGCTGCGCGGCCGCACCCACGCGGGAACGGGCTCGTTTTGGACCTGGCGCAAGCAGATGTACCGGGTTGCGGCTCGGCTGGATCCGGAGAGCTACCACAAGCTCGCCAGGGCCACGTTTGCCGAGATGGCGCTCGCGGGCTTCACACTGGTCGGCGAGTTTCACTATCTGCACCATCAGCCGAGCGGGGCCCCGTATGCGCAGCCGAATGTCATGGGCGAAGCCGTGCTGGCCGGGGCGAGAGAGGCTGGGGTCCGGTTGACGCTGCTGGACACCTGCTATCTGCACGGTGGCCTCGACCCCTCCGGATACCGGCCCGTCGAAGGTGTGCAGCGACGCTTCGCCGATCGCGACGCGCCTGCCTGGGTTGAACGCGCCAGCGCGCTCAAGAACGCTCCAGAGGCCCGAACAGCGGCTGCGATTCACTCGCTGCGTGCCGTCGACCCCCACGCTATCCAGGAGATTCGGGCCTGGTGCCGGCAGCGGGACGCGCCCCTGCATGCGCACGTCTCGGAGCAACCGGCCGAGAACCAGCAGTGCGTAGCCCGGCACGGACGCACTCCGGTACGCGTGCTCGCTGACCTCGATGTGGTGGGCGAGCGGTTCACGGCGGTCCACGCCACCCACCTGGATGCCGCCGATATCCAGGCGCTGGGCGCGGCCGGGGCCACCTGCTGCTTTTGCCCTACCACGGAGCGCGATCTGGCCGATGGGGTCGGCCCCTCGGCAGCGCTCACCACGGCGGGCGCAAGGCTTGCGCTCGGAACCGATTCGCATGCGGTCGTGGATCCGTTCGAAGAAGCCAGGGCTGTCGAGCTCGACCAGCGACTGGCCAGCCTGACGCGCGGACACCACACGCCGTCCGCCTTGCTGGCCGCGGCGACCCGAGCTGGCTACGCTTGCCTTGGCTGGCCCGAAGGTGGCCAGTTGGCAGCGGGCGGACTGGCCGATTTCGTGACCATTTCATTGGAGTCGACCCGTCTTGCTGGAATCACGCCGGACAACGCGTTGGCGAGCACCGTATTCGCAGCGAGGGCTGCCGACGTTACCCACGTCGTCGTGGCTGGCAAGCTCGTGGTCAGAGACTCGCTTCACTGCCGGATCGACGCAGCAAGCGAGCTAGGGGCAGCGATACCGGAGCTGTACCGAGAGTGA
- the def gene encoding peptide deformylase: MAVRDIAMIGAPVLRRRARELSQPELARAETQRLIDDMIDTMHAASGAGIAANQVHVPVRIAVIEVTKNPRYPYKPPIPLTVIVNPSIEPLDDEVVEVNEGCLSVPLRGFLTRHVHIRVRYQDRHGRQHDEIKRGLTATTFQHECDHLDGVLFVDRVRDPTTLATWEQYERHQRAEFVSRIERFVSRIGS, encoded by the coding sequence ATGGCAGTGCGAGACATCGCGATGATCGGAGCTCCGGTGTTGCGCCGGAGGGCTCGCGAGCTCAGCCAGCCGGAGCTGGCCCGAGCCGAGACCCAGCGCCTGATCGACGACATGATCGACACCATGCACGCGGCCAGCGGCGCTGGCATCGCAGCCAATCAGGTGCACGTTCCTGTACGAATCGCGGTGATCGAGGTGACGAAGAACCCGCGCTACCCGTACAAACCTCCCATTCCCCTTACGGTGATCGTGAACCCTTCGATCGAGCCCTTGGACGACGAGGTCGTGGAGGTCAACGAAGGCTGCCTGTCCGTTCCGCTGCGCGGCTTTCTCACCCGCCACGTCCATATCCGGGTGCGCTACCAGGATCGGCACGGCCGGCAACACGACGAGATCAAACGCGGCTTGACGGCCACGACCTTTCAGCACGAGTGCGATCACCTGGACGGCGTGCTGTTCGTCGACCGCGTGCGCGACCCCACTACCCTGGCTACGTGGGAGCAGTACGAGCGTCATCAGCGCGCGGAATTCGTCTCGCGGATCGAACGCTTCGTCTCGCGGATCGGTTCGTGA